In Streptomyces nojiriensis, one genomic interval encodes:
- a CDS encoding zinc-binding dehydrogenase yields the protein MLRGDFPAVLGGERFGVILDPVGGATRRAVLEQPAAHGRLAVFGSLAPFEGVPADPGDLLMNGRSLVTYNSSLLADTHPERLADSARRALALVADGSVRVDITAEYGLEDLATAVQRLAEGGTRGKSVLRIA from the coding sequence GTGTTGCGCGGGGATTTCCCGGCCGTGCTGGGCGGTGAGCGCTTCGGCGTGATCCTCGACCCGGTCGGGGGCGCGACCCGCCGTGCCGTCCTGGAGCAGCCGGCGGCCCACGGGCGGCTCGCGGTGTTCGGCAGCCTCGCCCCTTTCGAAGGCGTCCCGGCCGACCCCGGCGACCTGCTCATGAACGGTAGGTCACTGGTGACGTACAACAGCAGCCTCCTCGCCGACACCCACCCCGAGCGCCTCGCCGACAGCGCCCGCCGCGCTCTCGCCCTCGTCGCGGACGGCAGCGTACGCGTGGACATCACCGCCGAGTACGGCTTGGAGGATCTGGCCACTGCTGTGCAGCGGCTCGCCGAGGGCGGCACCCGCGGCAAGAGCGTGCTGCGTATCGCCTGA